taaatattaaaaaaagtaaatatgtattttcaatgaattcaTTACTCACCCAAAAGTAAGATGTTCTTAAATCAAACGGTCTTGACTTGCAACTTACttaagtttttttagtttagcaTCGCGCTTCCGATGTCGTTCATtactaatttcttcttttactaACCATTTCGAGTTTTTGAATAACAGTACCGTTACCAAGTATTCTAACAACCTaattttatgagtaaaacactcaTCGGTTGGGTCAAACCACTCAGGAAAAACATTTtccgttttttcttttattgcggACAACATCAGACTACGAACATTTGAACAATAAGCATATTTGTTGAAAAGGTTGACGTACCACATCATCTGCAGTCGACACACTTCGAAGACCCTATCACTTGGATTGACTAGCCTTAAATCCGCGTCATCCTTATAATTTTTCGCTTTGATTAGGGCCTCCGAATAAAGCGATAAATCACTTTGTGTCTTTGTCATTGCCATAGCGCATTTTTTGCAAtgaattttacacaaaattttctgGTAAATACCATAGCCTGTGTAATAGCGCTTGATCTGGACGTCAGCTGTGTCGTCCTCTTCAACAAAGTTTTCGTCTGGAATAATAAACGATTCCAGGTCGAGTTGCTCTGTTTCATGTTCGACTCCCTCTACTTCGAGATGACGATCTTCGGGGCCTAAGTTCCAGTCTAAATTTATATCGTCATCATCCTCACAATTAGCCCCCTTATCTTGAAAATTTTGCCtcaaaattttcatcgaaattaaaCGAGCTACTATATACTGTATCTCATTGGCAGACGGATGGGTATTGATACCCTGGCTAGCCCGGaccctataaaaaaaattttccaacgcGTCTTGATTCAGTTTCCCAAGCAATATAAAACTTAATTCTTTTTGTTCCCTGAATAATTCTTGGCTCAACTGAATCATTCCAACAATTGTGGAACAGAACCCACCTATACACCTACTGTAAGCCATGTTCGGAAGttttaatgatttcaaataCTTAATGTAATCAAAGAGGCGTTGGACCTTCCCGGAGTCGTTTTTCAATAGCGGACATTTTAAgggattttttgaaacaaaactcTTGCAGTCTAGATCATCGAACagatcattaatttttttaacaaatagctGCGTAGGCTTtgcacattttaatatatattcgtCGGAGCCGAATAAATTTTGGCTATCGGCCATTTCTATGCCAGCCGCAACCGAATTGCTCAGAACTTGGGTTGCACGTTTTACGGACATTTTTTCGAAACAACTAGGATATACGTGGGCCTCTGTGAGTTTTGGACATATCTTGAAACATTTATTGTCCTGATCGATCgagtaaagtttttttataactttaaagcTGGCTATTCCATCTGGGGttgaaatatcatatttcataaaTGTGTTTCGGACGGACTTAATAAGATGGCAATAgtcatataaacaatatatcttGGAATCTTCGTGCAAATAAAAAGGGTTTTCTTCAGAAATAGCTAAAGCATTCATAACTGCAATATTAGAAGGCCCTTGATCACAGACTAAAGCTTTTACGTTTAGACCAATTGACTTTAGTGCTGTGATGttcttattcaaaatttcttttaatttgaatgtaggaagtccatttttggaaatataatatgaaaacacatatttccaATTGGAACTCAATCCTTTTATCatgaaaaaacaacacttaCTACCTAATTTCATTTCACGATGGCCTTCCCCATAATCCACAAACCCGTCAATAACATCTCTAACCCTATTGTATGTTAGGTCGGTCttaattgatatttcatcaaataataGAACGCAATTTCGTTCTAAAAcggacattttttttgtaattttttctaaatttcccaAGACATTGGCATCGAACCCAGGGACAACATACTTTATGGGGCGCCGTCGCAAAAGAGAGCTCTTGCTTGGTAAACCGAAACCTAAATCGTCACGCATAAAATTATAGGATTTATTGGacatgtaattaatattttgtgccaATGCCCTTTCTTCGTCACTAAAAAAAGTGCGCTTCGTGACGATCATCCTAGCGAATGTTATAGCATCTTTGCTTGAATTTACATCCGCAACTATTGCACATTTACTAAGGTCTTGTTACCTTTTTTCCAAGTCTTTAATTATATCCTCTAACTCTTTGATCTTATTATTCAATTTAAGCGCATTACTTTGATAGTAACGTGCCGATCGAGCAAATCGTTCACGACTATCTAATGCATAACCTACGTCGTTATTTTGGGGTTCTAATTCTAATCTCCTTTcttctaaaattgaatattcttCGAATTCCCTCAAAGTTATGTCGTCCTTCTCTTCTTTCCTTCCTACAGCTACCTCATGACGACTATAAGTATTAGAAACGGGCGGGCACACCCAACTAGAGTCAGCACTAGATGAGCTACGACTTAGTGCTGAACCTAATCTGAAACAAGGAAAAGCCCCAGGCAATAGTTTGAATTTGGTAACGTACTGCGAATCGAAATGGCTTCGACAAATAAAAAGACTATCGGAAGGTGACACAACTAAGTTGCAAGCCTTTGCCCAACTTTCCCGAACATCtttttctttcggaaatttGTACAGCgttttctgcttgttaacgcaATTAGTAATGCAGCATCTTCGAATCGGCAATGGAGCCGTCCACAAATGCTTAGGGGGTTCGTCATAtcctatttatgtacataaaaaaatttaaataaattgcaatatgtacgtatataaaaaaaattaattaaaatttaaatataattttaaagataagaaattgtatataaaaactgTGGACTGCATGTCaactaatatttatgtttaaatatatataatatctatGTAACGCGGTCTCGCTGCCATCCATGCAGCACCGTTGTTAAACGCAAAcgcgaaaacaattttgttttttttttagctttttcaaCGAGAGAAAGCTTAACTTGTATATTGAACATGAAATGCATTGTCATACAAAACAATGTTTGTAAATGTACGCATATGAAAACAAacccaaggtcacacaacacaacatatgtatgtatgttaaaataataggtaacatacatacacacatgcaggcgagttacatatatagttccacaaacaacaataaaataatgaacACTCCAACGTAGATgaaagaaaatacttaaatcaacccaacaacattactgtataaaacatttatttatttgtcggCTTGATTTAACTTGACactcatataaatatatcacttgaataaaggaagatataacagcttaagcttgtttttcaattcgaccttatttaacataattatCGCGGATCCACGCGCCCctgcacacatgcacataaatgtaataatattagcatattctttatatgtatgtctagaaaaatatttatttttatttaattttaaatgagttaagccccATATACGATCCCGTTCAACGCGATTGCGATATTTAGTTTAATGACTTTGTCAAATACTTATTTCGTgactaaaatatcaatttatcgttttaaataaaattgttatgaaaaaaaaaccaataagtTCTTTTCAACTAAAACATGGCGTGTAATCTAAAGAAAATGTgtataatttaaacaatttataaagtTTAGTTGCATCATAACTAATGAATTTAAAACACTTCTATTATTAtgtacacttatgtatgtatgtatgttaatatgcatgtacgtacatacatacatatatcgctcattCACGAGAACAAAGGATTTTTATATCGAACACGAGATATTTCATGGcatcaaaatttctttatattattcACAAACAACGTTtatgccaaataaaatattttactacacttcactagtttattcaataaatttatgctGTTTTCCATATTCTAAAAACAACTTATGACACTTTCCAtgtaaatgagcgatatgtacttatatgtatctacatatgtatatacaaaataaaacaatgcacattttaaattttaaaaaacatcaCTTACCAAGGTTTAGGGTGGGCACAGCATGTGCCTTCAACTTTCTCACACCCACAGCAATTTGTTCGAAGTgcttaatgcaaacaaatgcattGTGGGTGAGTAAATCCTTCGTTGGTGGGATCCGTAAATTTTCCACCCACTTCAGGAACTCCTCCTCTATTTTAGGGAATGAGAAGAATCTTCCGGAAGATTCTGTCTCACACTCGCGAACGCGACACTTCCTAACTCTAGacatttttgaatgaaaattatttaaaaattgcttaaaacaaTTAGAAAGCGAATTGGCGACCAAGCTAAACTTTCCTCTACGAAATTCTATCAGAACTAAAATTCCTTTGAcgatttatttttcaactttcattTTTGGCGCAATTTCCCCACTCAAATATATTAGGATTAGAAGGAATCTAACTActtgcatttacatacatacatacatagaatacAAGAACTTTTCCACCAACCAGAAAACACctgcaataaatatatatcttagTATTAGCTTTAACGTACATTGGCTATCTTTTATATatgttaacatattttttcccattGGCTCTAACAACTACTCAGTTCTGTTATTGTCgtgcccctgatgttaagtggtgaaatgcgctaataattttctgtggtgaaatgcactcatccaaaacagtaaatgtcccaaatttgaaatatcccccaatttggcaacgcggtggaccttctctataaatatacgttctctggtaggacgacagtagcgttgacagtagaatggaagatagaaagaggaggtagagtggtgatgccactaatatgtaaaatgtaaaattattcacaggtctaacaaacttgacgttattttacaaataaaagcataaaattgctctattatagctctattatatcatttgtaataacaattgataatttaaaacaaaaaaaaatttaccaatttttacttattttttgcataaaaaaaatttaccaatttttacttatttttgcataaaaaaaatttcactttgaacaaaatattaaaatttcattgaagtgaaaggtattagcagagaacgtatatttacagagaaggtccaccgcgttgccaaattgggggatatttcaaatttgggacatttactgttttggatgagtgcatttcaccacagaaaattattagcgcatttcaccacttaacatcaggggcacGACAATAACAGAACTGAGTAGTTGTTAGAGCCaatgggaaaaaatatgttaacatATATAAAAGATAGCCAATGTACGTTAAAgctaatataaacatatacatttatttatatgcaggtgTTTTCTGGTTGGTGGAAAAGTTCTTgtattctatgtatgtatgtgtgtatatgtaagtagtaGGATTCCTTCTAATCCTAATATATTTGGGTGGGGAAATTGCGCCAAAAATGAAAGATGAAAAAGAAATAGTCAACGGAATTTTAGTTCTGATAGAATTTCGTCGAGAAAAGTTTAGCTCGGTCGCCAATTCGTGTTCTAACtgtataaagtaatttttaactaatttttattaaaaaatgtctagAGTTAGGAAGTGTCGCGTTCGCGAGTGTGAGACAGAATCTTCCGGAAGATTCTTCTCATTCCCTAAAGGAGAGGAGGAGTTGCTGAAGTGGGTGGAAAATTTACGTATCCCACCAACGCAGGATTTACCCACCCACaatgcatttgtttgcattaagcACTTCGAACAAAGTGCTGTGGGTGTGAAGAAGTTGAAGGCACATGCTGTGCCCACCCTAAACCTTGGTAAgtgatgttttttaaatttaaaatgtgcatgagttttattttgtatatacatatgtagatacatataagtacatatcgctcatttacaTGGAAAGTGTCATAAGTTGTTTTTAGAATATGGAAAACagcataaatttattgaataaactagtgaagtgtagtaaaatattttatttggcataaacgttgtttgtgaaaaatataaagaaattttgatgaaatatctCGTGTTCGATATAAAAATCCTGTGTTCAcgtaaatgagcgatatatgtatgtatgtacgtacatgcatattaacatacatacatacataagtgtacaTAATAATAGAAGTGTTTTAAATTCATTAGTTATGATGCAACTAAactttataaattgtttaaattatacACATTTTCTTTAGATTACACGCCATGTTTTAGTTGAAAAGAacttattggttttttttttcataacaattttatttaaaacgataaattgatattttagtcACGAAATAAGTATTTGACAAAGTCATTAAACTAAATATCGCAATCGCGTTGAACGGGATCGTATATggggcttaactcatttaaaattaaataaaaataaatatttttctagacatacatataaagaatatgctaatattattacatttatgtgcatgtgtgcagGGGCGCGTGGATCCGCGataattatgttaaataaggtcgaattgaaaaacaagcttaagctgttatatcttcctttattcaagtgatatatttatatgagtGTCAAGTTAAATCAAGccgacaaataaataaatgttttatacagtaatgttgttgggttgatttaagtattttcttattatttcatctACGTTGGAGTGTtcattacatattgttgtttgtggaactatatatgtaactcgcctgcatgtgtgtatgtatgttacctattattttaacatacatacatatgttgtgttgtgtgaccttgggtTTGTTTTCATATGCGTACATTTACAAACATTGTTTTGTATGACAATGCATTTCATGTTCAATATACAAGTTAAGCTTTCTCTCGttgaaaaagctaaaaaaaaaacaaaattgttttcgcgTTTGCGTTTAACAACGGTGCTGCATGGATGGCAGCGAGACCGCGTTACatagatattatatatatttaaacataaatattagtgGACATGCAGTCCAcagtttttatatacaatttcttatctttaaaattatatttaaattttaattaattttttttatatacgtacatattgcaatttatttaaattttttttatgtacataaataggaTATGACGAACCCCCTAAGCATTTGTGGACGGCTCCATTGCCGATTCGAAGATGCTGCATTACTAATtgcgttaacaagcagaaaacGCTGTACaaatttccgaaagaaaaaGATGTTCGGGAAAGTTGGGCAAAGGCTTGCAACTTAGTTGTGTCACCTTCCGATAGTCTTTTTATTTGTCGAAGCCATTTCGATTCGCAGTACGTTACCAAGTTTAAACTATTGCCTGGGGCTTTTCCCTGTTTCAGATTAGGTTCAGCACTAGGTCGTAGCTCATCTAGTGCTGACTCTAGTTGGGTGTGCCCGCCCGTTTCTAATACTTATGGTCGTCATGAGGTAGCTGTAGGAAGTAAAGAAGAGAAGGACGACATAACTTTGAGGGAATTCGaagaatattcaattttagaagAAAGGAGATTAGGATTAGAACCCCAAAATAACGACGTAGGCTATGCATTAGATAGTCGTGAACGATTTGCTCGATCGGCACGTTACTATCAAAGTAATGCGCTTAAATTGAATAATAAGATCAAAGAGTTAGAGGATATAATTAAAGACTTGgaaaaaaggtgaaaaattctcaaagcgtttttgagaagcgataataaaaacttgggaatgcgcgaataaaataaagcctaattgcctgtcacgaaaattgcgataaaaaattaagacgCGTCCGGTCGTTTTCAAGTTCTTTAATACAATAATTCATTTGTTCCGTTCTTggaattgcttagcctaaatcttaaaactaacggcttaagctagtggtaatgtaaatacaaggggtaagtaattatctttcgttaaatattgtagtagatgaattaaggtaagtaataaatgaaggtaatataaatgtatcattaaggtaagtatgctattttgtacaattcaatatttataatttaaatttcatttttcattataataatttaatatttcattttcttatgtTTAGTTTTAGAGTTGTAAAGATGTCGCTTGGCGCAACACCGGCcgccttgacaggatcaggatCCTTCAATATCCATGGGCAATAATGCGAGTTTGTGTATGGGGCGCTTAATTGTGCCCGCCTTCGTTGTTacgtctgcgactcgcaccttgccgtcttgcccttcgacggttgcgacgactCGTCCTGttacccactgctgcggtggTGTGTTGTCTTCGTGTACGAGGACGAGGTCGCCGGGCTGCAGATTCCGTTTCGGGTGTAACCATTTGGTGCGCTCCTGAAGACCCGTCAGGTatgttttggaccactgtcgccaaaactgttgcttgagacagcaaacaagttgccatctctcgcaacaatgAATTGGGTCCATTGCTACCTGTGCTGGTGGGAGTGATCGCAGGGAGCACCCTATTAACAGATGCGCTGGAGTTAACGcttcgccgtcgttggggtcctggtTCAGAGGTGTTAGGGGCCGAGAATTGAGGATTGCTTCCACTTCGGCCAACAGTGTTGATAGTTCCTCTACTGTGAGGAGCACGTTGCCGATTGCGCGAACGATGAGatgtttggcggacttcaccgcggcctcccataatccgccgaagtgcggcgcccgcggtggtataaaggtgaagctgaACCCTTCTTCTGCGGCGAATACCTTCAGTTCCGTTGCTTGGGCCAGAAACGCCTctttcagctcgcgcagcttgcgatcggcgccgacgaagttggttgcgttgtcgctgaacATCTTCTGGGGCATtcctcggcgaccaatgaacctttttagggcgaaaataaatgaattagttgaCAAGTCTGAAACTAGTTCTAAGTGAACTGCTTTGGaagtaaagcaaacgaaaactgcaatatacgtttttacgggtggtcgaccacgtatttttaacgttgtatatatgggaccacaaaagtctacgccacatatcagaaagggccgtagtgctcgaagtctttcgactggcaaatttcccattatttggttttgcaacttcggcttgtaatgaaaacaatgtatacagtttcttacggttctactgcaagcttctcgggcattaattagccatatgcgttctcgaagaagcgcaaccaacgcttttgccccagcgtggtggtttcgaatgtgcaggaaccgtaagtacgttataacgaagtgcgaacttttatttaataaaagcggaaatttggcatcgtatgggagaggtgcatttaataagcgacctcctactcggattaatttgaatgacagcgacatatccgagtactcatgcaaaaacgggttgagtttttgcaagtttgcgggtagggtggtgcctttatgcaatttttgaataacatccgaaaattctgaatgttggaccacctgtgcaatttttagaaagctcaagtttagctcttctgaagtcagatcttggcctctggaggattttggtggtcgcctgatccatcgtaatatataagcgaccacacgaagcaattttttatgagaagaaaatttttcaataaggtccaatattgaatttttctcagtagtcgaaagtaatgtaaatgtatttttcttcttctctaatgcttcgtcttctggtgagagctggaagtggttattaattggccataatgcagggtcttctaggaggaactgtggaccgccaaaccatattgaattattcaattcgtccacgttacaaccccgagacacttgatccgcaggattttgtttcgttggcacatgtcgccaatgtactttgtcagtcaactcttggatttcggacactctgtttgcgacgaaggtttgtagtgaagatggatgtgttttaatccaatgtaaaacgatttcagagtctgtccaaaatgttatattttcgaaatgtcgactcaacataggcgctactcttgaccataattttgaaagaagatgtgctgccgagagctcaagacgcggaagagatttggtcttcagcggagccactctagactttgcagtaagcagcatgcatttaataccactagcagattggcttcgtatgtatatgcagcatccgtacgcccttattgaggcgtcggagaagccatgtatttggcagatggcactcgactcaacgtttacgtaacgaggaatgcttatagatgagagctgcattaggttggctttaaagttctgccagctagtgtctaggcgcaatggaatcgactcatcccaatctagtttttggatccaaagctcttgcaataagatttttgctttggtaactagtggggctagtaatccaagaggatcgaaaaggcgagcagaaactgacaatatgtttcgtttggtggctcgcagatcattaaaattgtcatctaaaacaaatcgaaacaaatcctctttcggcaaccaatggattcctaacgttttagtggaacttttgtcattgaagcttaatgacttttcagtgcaatcactgtcgaaaaatttagggtggttcgaaaaccacttcgttaaggagaatcctgccgagtttaatattttaattacctcacttctcaaaagatctagagactcaaaactttcggaccctgttaataaatcatcaacataaaagtctcttttgatggccaatgaaccgagtggatatttcattgtattggcatcactgagcatttgcaaacaccgtgttgcgagaaatggagcaggcgcagtgccgtatgttacggtgttaagacgaaaaatttgaatttgctcagaaggatgctctctccacacaataagttgacaatttctgtcttcttcatgcatcattatttgacggtacattttagtaatgtccgctgttagtgcatacttatgtaatcgaaaacgaagaagcgttgaatataattcttcttggatggttggacctaccatcaaaagttcattcaacgctatttgagttgaagatcgactcgaggcatcaaatacaacacgtaatttggttgttgtgctctcgggccttaaaacgcattgatgcggaatgaagtagtgtggctcactcgggatcttattgttcgttgggctcatgtgacccaaggctctatattcattcataaagtccagatacattttgcgaagttctggatcttttaatgtccttctctccagggcctgaaaccgccgaactgcggtttcatatgaatgaccgagtaacttacggtcagctttaaagggcattctgacttgaagccgtcctgaaggcaatacttgagtagtattaacgaaaaaattttcacactcttgttgctctggtgtgaatttgatgccatttgattctgaaggtaattcttctagagcccaaaatttttggactactgaatcgattgacgttaagtcttcttcagcttggcataatgtgctatgtaatctgggaggagaacttatattactggcgtatttgccagacacaatccatcctaaaagggttttctgaagtgttggttggttaggaccatttttaatttggccaacagctaaaaggtcgaaaaatgtttcagcacccaataggatgtccacttttttagatttgtggaattctgggtccgccaattcaatattgtgcggaatttgccagccattaacattgatgttatggtctggatgatttgccgaaatgcatcgcattacccagaattccgccgaaaattcaaaattattcaaccgggacttgacaaacgcgtttagttttgaccccacttttgtattggaattgccaattccaattacgcttaatgttttgtgctgacgtcgaatccgcaacttttgtgccaagtcctccgtcataaagttgacctgggagcctgagtccagcaaggctctcgcaggcaggtaatctccacagctggtcctcactagaattactgctgttgccaacatgacccgatccggcatactggctgtatgcatggcatgtgtggttgatggttgcggatgaggtgcagCGGGGAAGGAAACCGGATACTGGTG
The window above is part of the Bactrocera dorsalis isolate Fly_Bdor unplaced genomic scaffold, ASM2337382v1 BdCtg022, whole genome shotgun sequence genome. Proteins encoded here:
- the LOC125779975 gene encoding uncharacterized protein LOC125779975 gives rise to the protein MSVLERNCVLLFDEISIKTDLTYNRVRDVIDGFVDYGEGHREMKLGSKCCFFMIKGLSSNWKYVFSYYISKNGLPTFKLKEILNKNITALKSIGLNVKALVCDQGPSNIAVMNALAISEENPFYLHEDSKIYCLYDYCHLIKSVRNTFMKYDISTPDGIASFKVIKKLYSIDQDNKCFKICPKLTEAHVYPSCFEKMSVKRATQVLSNSVAAGIEMADSQNLFGSDEYILKCAKPTQLFVKKINDLFDDLDCKSFVSKNPLKCPLLKNDSGKVQRLFDYIKYLKSLKLPNMAYSRCIGGFCSTIVGMIQLSQELFREQKELSFILLGKLNQDALENFFYRVRASQGINTHPSANEIQYIVARLISMKILRQNFQDKGANCEDDDDINLDWNLGPEDRHLEVEGVEHETEQLDLESFIIPDENFVEEDDTADVQIKRYYTGYGIYQKILCKIHCKKCAMAMTKTQSDLSLYSEALIKAKNYKDDADLRLVNPSDRVFEVCRLQMMWYVNLFNKYAYCSNVRSLMLSAIKEKTENVFPEWFDPTDECFTHKIRLLEYLVTVLLFKNSKWLVKEEISNERHRKRDAKLKKLKSILLYFQVFFSSYFSPFSALQLSLAFLNTNVVSILFKCNICF
- the LOC125779974 gene encoding uncharacterized protein LOC125779974, whose translation is MSRVRKCRVRECETESSGRFFSFPKGEEELLKWVENLRIPPTQDLPTHNAFVCIKHFEQSAVGVKKLKAHAVPTLNLGYDEPPKHLWTAPLPIRRCCITNCVNKQKTLYKFPKEKDVRESWAKACNLVVSPSDSLFICRSHFDSQYVTKFKLLPGAFPCFRLGSALGRSSSSADSSWVCPPVSNTYGRHEVAVGSKEEKDDITLREFEEYSILEERRLGLEPQNNDVGYALDSRERFARSARYYQSNALKLNNKIKELEDIIKDLEKRYQDLSKRAIVADENSSQDAITFARMIVTKHTFFSDNEKTLAPNVKYMSNKSYNFMRDDLGFALPSKSSLLRWRPIKTKLRSII